The genomic window TTTAATGATTAATAATCGCTCCAATAGAAGCAACAATACTGCCAATCGTTACAAAAGCACATCAAAAAAATTACAAACAAATGAAAATCAGCGAAATATTTTTTACTACAAACCAAAAACGTAGCCTAATTTTAAACCAATAAAACTAAAACTTGTGGTTTTTAGTGTAGAAGTTGCCCCATAACTGGCATTTGTCCAAGCTTCGTAACGCAAACCAAATTCTAGTTTACTATTCGAGCTGCTTGTTTTAATATAGGTTCCAAACCCTGGCGACCAAATGAAGGAAGTTTTAGAGGCGCCGCCGACATGAAAAGCAGCTCCCGCTTGTCCTTCTATATAAAAATCTTGGCTTGGGTAATGCTTAAAACCCAGCTTAACTGGCACAGCTGCTATGTTCGCTAATTTAGTCCCTAATTTTCTTTTGGTTAAAAACAGGTTATAACCTCCATTAGCGGTAATGGCATACCTATCGGCAATGCCAATTTCGGCTTTTATAGCGCCACCAAAGCCCACACCACTAATGCTAGAAGCATTGCCAGTAGGCAGGTTAATTTCTGGAGCCAAACCAATTTTGATTTGTTGAGCCTGCACATTAAACGAAAGTAGTGCAGCTACAAAAAACACAGCAATGAATAGCTTAAATTTCATATCAATGGGTAAACTTAAAGTGGATTTCTTAAATAACGTGAGTTCGGGTTAAGTATTTTTACAATTCTTGAGAAATTCGCATTGAACGTATTTTTTTTAGCTCGCCGCCGCTGGGCTCTTACTTTTTGACCGCAAAAAGTAACAAAAACTCTCGGCTGCTTATTTTTCTTTCAAAGAAAGTGCTTTGGCTTATTGCTGCGACCCGAAAATAAGAGACCGAAAATTAGCTGAACGAAGATTTGATGCGCTATCGCTAGCAAATAGCATAATTTTCTTATCCCCGAACTCACGTTAAATAGCAATTAATTATTTCGTTAATTTTTTAAAAATATCTTCCAAAGAAGCACCAGAATGTTCTTTTTTAAGATCAGCAATAGAAGCATTGGCTACCAAAATACCCTTGTTAATGATAATGACATCATCGCAAAGCGCTTCTACTTCTTGCATGATATGTGTAGAAATAATTACGGTTTTATCCTTACCTAAGTTTTTAATCAATGCCCTAATATCGGCTAACTGATTAGGATCTAAACCCGATGTTGGCTCATCCAAGATCAGCACCTGCGGTTGGTGGATAATGGCTTGTGCCAAACCTACCCGCTGCTTGTAACCTTTAGATAGCATCCCGATTTTTTTGTGCTGTTCTTGCGTTAAACCAACTAGCTTAATTACTTCTTCTACCCTTTGCGATCTATTCTTTAGCCCGTAAGTTTCGGCAACAAAGCCTAAAAACTCACGAACATACATATCCATATACAAAGGGGTATTTTCTGGCAGGTAGCCAATCAGTTTTTTAATTTGTAACGACTCTAATTGGATGTCTTTACCAGCAATTTCGGCTTGGCCAGCAGTAGGCTGCAAATAACCAGTCAGCATTTTCATGGTGGTAGATTTACCCGCACCATTTGGGCCTAAAAAACCTAATATACGCCCAGGCTTTGCTTCAAAACTAATTTGGTTTACGGCCTTTTGCTCGCCATAATGTTTGGCTAAATTTCTTACTACTACACTCAAAATATTATCGCTTTAAGTTTCTTAAATGCAACTGTTTTTCGTTACGATAGGCATCTAATTGCTCGCCGGCTAACACTATATCATCGGTAGAAAGCACATCGGCACCATTGGCTACCAAATTGCGATATACTTGTCTGTTTTTATTTGCCCTTGCACTCCTATCCAAGTTGCCCATGGTACCTAAAATAGTACTAATGCCTTTGCTGTTTAGATATTTATAAAGGCTTTGATTTGGTTCGGCAACACCCACAAAGGCAACAATCTTATCATTGGGCACACCCATTTGGTTCAAACGCTCTAAATCTTCGGGGCTTTTTACTGTTGCCGAAATCATCAAATCTGGTGCTAACTCGTGTACCTTTGCCGCCTGGTTAGCGTTATAAGTAATGATGATGGAATTAGTTTCTGATTTAGTTTTGCGCACCGCAGCAATAATGCTCTCGTAGGGCACTCCCCTCTTGATATCAATAGTGAAAAGCACCTTATTTTTGCCCCAACGTAATACTTCTTCTAGTGTAGGAATTTTAAAATCGGTTACTTCTCCATCGTCGTCTTTTAACGTAAACTTTTGTAGCTCGCTGTAAGTATATGACGAAACTGAGCCTGTACCCGTAGAAGTTCGGTCTAGTTTATCGTCATGCATAATTACTAAGGCAGAGTCTTTACTTAAAGCCACATCAAACTCAATAATAACAGGCTGGTAAGTAGTGGCATTCTCAAAAGTTTCGATAGCATTTTCTGGAAAACCCGCCATTGGGCCACCTCGATGCGCACTTAACAATGGGTAAGGCCTTGTTTTTCTATTAAAAAAGCTTGAAATTCTTTAGCCGTTTTAAAGCTGATGTAATGATGT from Pedobacter sp. SL55 includes these protein-coding regions:
- a CDS encoding ATP-binding cassette domain-containing protein, with translation MSVVVRNLAKHYGEQKAVNQISFEAKPGRILGFLGPNGAGKSTTMKMLTGYLQPTAGQAEIAGKDIQLESLQIKKLIGYLPENTPLYMDMYVREFLGFVAETYGLKNRSQRVEEVIKLVGLTQEQHKKIGMLSKGYKQRVGLAQAIIHQPQVLILDEPTSGLDPNQLADIRALIKNLGKDKTVIISTHIMQEVEALCDDVIIINKGILVANASIADLKKEHSGASLEDIFKKLTK
- a CDS encoding glycerophosphodiester phosphodiesterase family protein, translating into MLSAHRGGPMAGFPENAIETFENATTYQPVIIEFDVALSKDSALVIMHDDKLDRTSTGTGSVSSYTYSELQKFTLKDDDGEVTDFKIPTLEEVLRWGKNKVLFTIDIKRGVPYESIIAAVRKTKSETNSIIITYNANQAAKVHELAPDLMISATVKSPEDLERLNQMGVPNDKIVAFVGVAEPNQSLYKYLNSKGISTILGTMGNLDRSARANKNRQVYRNLVANGADVLSTDDIVLAGEQLDAYRNEKQLHLRNLKR